From Actinomycetota bacterium, a single genomic window includes:
- a CDS encoding D-glycerate dehydrogenase, whose protein sequence is MTRIVVTRRPPGSAVERLENAGTVWTWPEDRALPRDRLLAEIREADGLLCMLTDSIDTDVLDAAPRLRAISTMAVGTDNIDLVACTRRGIAVGHTPDVLTEATADMAFALLLSAARRVVEGVDYVKAGKWQRWEPALLLGAQVHATTLGIIGLGRIGTAVAKRAVGFEMQVRYSSRSRRPQVEAALGVEHRTLQALLEEADHVLVACPLTAETHHLIGKDAFRRMKPTATLTNIARGAIVDPRALEWALRTGEIAAAALDVTDPEPIPPDDPLLTLPNCVVVPHLGSATVATRIAMADLAAENLIAGLRGDPMPACANPEVYRRQERR, encoded by the coding sequence ATGACCCGAATCGTCGTCACCCGCAGACCGCCGGGATCAGCCGTAGAGCGGCTCGAGAATGCCGGCACCGTCTGGACATGGCCGGAAGACCGCGCGCTGCCGCGAGATCGTCTGCTCGCCGAGATCCGAGAGGCGGACGGTCTGCTCTGCATGCTCACCGACTCGATCGACACCGACGTGCTCGATGCGGCGCCGAGGCTGCGAGCCATCAGCACGATGGCCGTCGGAACAGACAACATCGACCTGGTGGCGTGCACCCGGCGGGGCATCGCGGTGGGTCACACACCCGACGTGTTGACCGAGGCGACCGCCGACATGGCATTTGCATTGCTGCTGAGCGCAGCCCGACGCGTCGTGGAAGGCGTCGACTACGTCAAGGCAGGGAAGTGGCAGCGGTGGGAACCGGCGTTGCTGCTCGGAGCGCAGGTTCACGCGACGACGCTCGGCATCATCGGTCTCGGCCGCATCGGCACCGCCGTCGCAAAGCGTGCCGTCGGGTTCGAAATGCAGGTCCGGTACAGCAGCCGCAGCCGTCGTCCGCAGGTCGAGGCCGCCCTCGGCGTCGAGCACAGGACCCTGCAGGCCCTGCTCGAAGAGGCGGACCACGTGCTGGTTGCCTGCCCGCTCACCGCCGAGACGCATCACCTGATCGGAAAGGACGCGTTTCGACGCATGAAGCCGACGGCCACACTGACCAACATCGCCCGGGGAGCCATCGTGGACCCCCGTGCGCTCGAGTGGGCACTGCGTACCGGTGAGATCGCAGCGGCCGCACTCGATGTGACGGACCCGGAGCCGATCCCTCCCGACGATCCGCTCCTGACCCTCCCCAACTGCGTGGTCGTTCCGCACCTCGGATCTGCCACGGTGGCAACGAGGATCGCCATGGCGGACCTCGCCGCAGAGAACCTCATCGCCGGCCTGCGAGGCGATCCGATGCCGGCATGCGCGAACCCCGAGGTGTACCGGCGGCAGGAACGGCGATAA